The proteins below come from a single candidate division KSB1 bacterium genomic window:
- a CDS encoding sigma-54 dependent transcriptional regulator, which translates to MTTPLPNPRQDGRNINSLRQEIGLVGESPAIWQILETIEQVAPTDISVLIIGESGTGKELIAQAIHQLGNRRDKPFVVVNAGAIPEGIIESELFGHEKGAFTGAVGSRKGYFEQADTGTIFLDEIGEMPLNTQVKLLRLLEGKEFIRVGGSTTKQVDVRVIAATNRDLEAAVREGNFRADLYYRLNAVNIRVPSLRERREDIPLLVKKFVTDFCSQHQILFEGFTEGAMRILKEHSWPGNIRELKNFVESLIVIERGRRIDEMILPRHLPRRLEMDRRLPVPVNRSSEEVEREFIYRALIDLKNEIAQLRELLVGRYIQPPRRLKPGYVEAPAMPEYGQEVAPASSNNEPADGFESIEDMEKRLIAEALDRTNGNKRKAATLLKISERTLYRKIKEYNLPF; encoded by the coding sequence ATGACAACACCTCTACCCAACCCCCGCCAAGATGGCCGAAACATAAATTCGCTGCGCCAGGAAATCGGCTTGGTGGGTGAATCACCGGCGATCTGGCAGATACTCGAAACCATCGAGCAGGTCGCGCCCACGGATATTTCCGTGCTGATCATCGGCGAGAGCGGCACCGGCAAGGAATTGATTGCGCAGGCGATTCATCAGCTCGGCAACCGCCGCGACAAGCCGTTTGTCGTCGTCAATGCCGGCGCCATTCCGGAAGGCATTATCGAGTCGGAATTGTTCGGCCACGAAAAGGGCGCGTTCACCGGCGCCGTCGGCTCGCGGAAAGGCTATTTCGAACAGGCCGACACCGGCACGATTTTTCTCGACGAGATCGGCGAGATGCCGCTCAACACCCAGGTGAAATTACTGCGTCTTTTGGAGGGCAAAGAGTTCATTCGCGTCGGCGGCAGCACCACCAAACAAGTTGACGTGCGCGTGATTGCGGCGACGAATCGTGACCTCGAAGCCGCTGTCCGTGAAGGCAATTTTCGCGCGGATTTGTATTATCGTCTCAATGCGGTCAATATTCGCGTGCCCAGCTTGCGCGAGCGCCGCGAGGATATTCCGTTGCTGGTAAAAAAATTCGTCACCGATTTTTGCAGCCAGCATCAAATTCTCTTCGAGGGCTTCACCGAGGGTGCCATGCGCATTTTAAAAGAGCATTCGTGGCCCGGCAACATACGCGAGCTGAAAAATTTCGTCGAGAGCTTGATCGTGATCGAGCGCGGCCGCCGCATCGATGAAATGATTTTGCCGCGCCATTTGCCGCGCCGCCTCGAGATGGATCGCCGCCTGCCGGTGCCGGTGAATCGCAGCAGCGAGGAAGTCGAGCGCGAGTTCATCTATCGCGCGCTGATCGATCTCAAAAACGAGATCGCGCAACTGCGCGAGCTGTTGGTCGGGCGCTACATTCAGCCGCCGCGGCGCCTCAAGCCCGGCTACGTGGAGGCACCGGCGATGCCGGAATACGGCCAGGAGGTGGCGCCGGCGTCGTCGAACAACGAGCCCGCCGATGGTTTTGAATCCATCGAAGACATGGAAAAGCGGTTGATTGCGGAGGCGCTCGACCGCACCAACGGCAACAAGCGCAAAGCCGCGACGCTGCTCAAAATCAGCGAGCGGACGCTGTATCGAAAAATCAAAGAGTATAATTTGCCGTTTTAA
- a CDS encoding NAD-dependent epimerase/dehydratase family protein, with product MKILVTGGAGFIGSHIADAFIAHGHQVTIVDNLVTGRKENLNPQAKFHQMDICDPAIAEIFQRGQFDAVCHQAAQMDVRRSVVDPRYDAEVNILGTLNLLQQCGKTGVKKFLFASTGGAIYGEQVRFPADEEHPTWPASPYGISKLACEKYIYFFAQNYGLRYVFLRYANVYGPRQNPHGEAGVVAIFSTKLLKREQPVINGDGKQTRDYVFVGDVVRANLLALNYPNSDYFNIGTGIETDVNTIFHGLNEVVGAGLPEHHGPAKAGEQLRSVLSNEKARRLLDWQPTVPLAEGLKQTAEWFRAHVK from the coding sequence ATGAAAATTCTGGTCACCGGCGGTGCGGGGTTTATCGGCTCCCACATCGCTGATGCTTTCATCGCGCACGGACACCAGGTGACCATCGTTGATAATCTGGTGACGGGACGAAAGGAAAACCTCAACCCGCAGGCAAAATTTCATCAAATGGACATTTGCGATCCCGCCATCGCAGAGATTTTTCAGCGTGGACAATTCGATGCCGTGTGCCATCAGGCTGCGCAGATGGATGTGCGGCGCTCGGTCGTCGATCCGCGTTACGACGCCGAAGTCAACATTCTCGGCACGCTCAATCTCCTGCAGCAATGCGGGAAAACCGGGGTCAAAAAATTCCTCTTTGCGTCGACCGGCGGCGCGATATACGGCGAGCAGGTGAGATTTCCAGCGGACGAGGAGCATCCGACCTGGCCGGCCTCGCCGTACGGCATCAGCAAGCTGGCGTGCGAGAAATACATTTATTTTTTCGCGCAAAATTACGGTTTGCGCTACGTTTTTCTGCGTTATGCCAACGTGTACGGCCCGCGGCAAAATCCGCACGGCGAGGCCGGCGTCGTCGCGATTTTCTCGACCAAGCTGTTGAAACGTGAGCAGCCGGTGATCAACGGCGACGGCAAGCAGACGCGTGACTATGTTTTTGTCGGCGATGTCGTGCGTGCGAATCTTCTTGCTTTGAATTATCCCAATAGCGATTATTTTAATATTGGCACTGGCATTGAAACCGATGTCAACACGATTTTCCATGGCTTGAATGAAGTCGTCGGCGCGGGTCTGCCGGAGCATCACGGCCCGGCCAAAGCCGGCGAACAATTGCGCAGCGTGTTGTCCAATGAAAAAGCGCGCCGTCTGCTCGATTGGCAGCCGACCGTGCCGTTGGCCGAAGGCTTGAAGCAAACTGCCGAGTGGTTTCGCGCGCATGTTAAATAA
- the purD gene encoding phosphoribosylamine--glycine ligase translates to MKILILGSGAREHALVWKLAQSPRVEKIYCAPGNPGLAQLAECVDIAVTNTAALRHFAKAQQIDLTVVGPEAPLVAGIVDDFEGDGLRIFGPSKQAAVIEGSKAFAKKLMRKYRIPTAAAEIFADYQEARAYLETAPIPIVVKADGLAAGKGAIVARTRHEALAALHRLMRAREFGDAGNQIVIEEFMEGQEVSVLCLTDGKNLCLLPAAQDHKAVFDNDAGPNTGGMGAYAPVPFMTAELLARVEREILRPVIAAMAKENRPYRGVLYAGLMLTQDGPKVVEFNCRFGDPETQAIVPLLESDLAEAMWRVANGDLGNDEVKIAPRWAVSVVLASGGYPGNFEKGVIINGLQGIHDDDVMVFHAGTALDHNGNFVTNGGRVLVVTAVGDNFLSAHERAYHTVGKIQFKGIHYRKDIGMKAMRYV, encoded by the coding sequence GTGAAAATTTTAATCCTCGGCAGCGGCGCGCGCGAGCATGCGCTGGTGTGGAAACTGGCGCAAAGCCCGCGCGTTGAAAAAATTTATTGCGCCCCCGGCAACCCCGGCCTTGCGCAACTGGCCGAATGTGTCGATATTGCAGTTACGAATACGGCGGCGTTGCGGCACTTTGCAAAAGCGCAACAAATCGATCTCACCGTCGTTGGCCCGGAAGCGCCGCTGGTTGCCGGCATCGTCGACGACTTTGAAGGCGATGGTTTGCGCATTTTCGGGCCCTCGAAACAGGCCGCGGTGATCGAAGGCAGCAAGGCGTTCGCCAAAAAACTAATGCGAAAATACCGGATTCCGACCGCTGCGGCTGAAATTTTTGCAGATTATCAGGAAGCGCGCGCGTATCTCGAAACCGCGCCGATTCCGATTGTCGTCAAAGCCGACGGTTTGGCTGCCGGTAAGGGCGCGATTGTCGCCCGCACCCGCCACGAGGCTTTGGCCGCCCTGCATCGCCTGATGCGCGCGCGCGAATTTGGCGACGCCGGCAATCAAATCGTCATCGAAGAGTTTATGGAAGGGCAGGAAGTTTCGGTTCTTTGTTTGACAGACGGAAAAAATCTGTGCCTGCTTCCGGCGGCGCAAGATCACAAGGCGGTGTTTGACAACGACGCCGGGCCGAACACCGGCGGCATGGGCGCTTACGCGCCGGTGCCGTTTATGACCGCCGAGCTGCTGGCGCGCGTCGAGCGCGAAATTCTGCGGCCGGTGATCGCGGCGATGGCAAAAGAAAACCGCCCGTATCGCGGCGTGCTCTATGCCGGCTTGATGCTCACACAGGACGGCCCGAAAGTCGTCGAGTTCAACTGCCGCTTCGGCGATCCGGAAACGCAAGCGATTGTGCCGCTGCTTGAATCGGATTTGGCCGAGGCCATGTGGCGCGTGGCCAACGGCGATTTGGGAAATGATGAAGTGAAGATTGCTCCACGCTGGGCGGTGAGCGTCGTGCTGGCCTCCGGCGGGTATCCGGGAAACTTTGAGAAAGGCGTGATTATCAACGGCCTGCAGGGAATTCACGATGACGACGTAATGGTTTTTCACGCCGGCACGGCGCTCGATCACAACGGGAATTTTGTGACGAACGGCGGGCGGGTGTTGGTGGTCACCGCCGTGGGCGACAATTTTTTGAGCGCGCATGAAAGGGCCTATCACACCGTGGGGAAAATTCAATTCAAAGGAATACATTATCGCAAAGACATTGGCATGAAGGCGATGCGATATGTTTAG
- a CDS encoding toll/interleukin-1 receptor domain-containing protein — protein sequence MSTQFDYDVFLSHSAKDKLVVRELANRLKKRQSARVAG from the coding sequence ATGAGCACGCAATTCGACTACGACGTCTTCCTCAGCCACAGCGCGAAGGACAAGCTGGTGGTGCGGGAGTTGGCGAACCGGCTGAAAAAAAGACAAAGTGCGCGTGTGGCTGGATAA